The Hevea brasiliensis isolate MT/VB/25A 57/8 chromosome 1, ASM3005281v1, whole genome shotgun sequence genome has a window encoding:
- the LOC110635554 gene encoding zinc finger protein 1, producing the protein MEPPRSEVCLSETSSIVSVSNAPSIPSLKVSMDSPKEAKQLEEEEDDDEEEEERDQKHQEDTSHDLVLDLSLSGKDSKPKLNLINSFDMESSQKSSLDTPQGNETEPRIFSCNYCQRKFYSSQALGGHQNAHKRERTLAKRGQRISAGSFGLGHHPNSHLNRYSSMASLPLHGSLNRSLGIQVHSMIHKPTFVPFSTIGSSNIYGQNGWSRQPIDQQPAVGRLASDSFHTGTNMGSFPSNGVARFEIAEKFSPAGERIGGYWCDAGVNHLKTKQEDLQKLDLSLKL; encoded by the coding sequence ATGGAGCCTCCAAGATCAGAGGTTTGCCTCTCTGAAACTTCAAGCATCGTCTCAGTTTCAAATGCTCCTTCAATCCCATCCCTTAAAGTCTCAATGGACAGCCCAAAAGAGGCAAAACagttagaagaagaagaagatgatgatgaagaagaagaagaaagagaccAAAAGCACCAAGAAGACACCAGTCATGATCTTGTATTGGATCTAAGCCTCTCTGGCAAAGATTCCAAGCCAAAGCTCAATCTCATCAATTCTTTTGACATGGAATCATCGCAGAAGTCGTCCTTGGATACTCCTCAAGGTAATGAAACTGAGCCTCGAATATTCTCATGCAACTATTGTCAAAGAAAATTTTATAGCTCACAGGCGCTTGGGGGTCACCAAAATGCACATAAGAGAGAAAGAACACTAGCTAAACGTGGACAAAGAATCAGTGCAGGCTCTTTCGGTCTTGGTCATCACCCTAACTCACACCTAAATCGGTACTCTAGCATGGCCTCCCTTCCTTTGCATGGCTCCTTGAATAGATCACTTGGAATCCAGGTGCACTCCATGATCCACAAGCCAACTTTTGTACCATTTTCCACCATTGGTTCTTCAAATATTTATGGGCAGAATGGATGGTCTAGACAACCTATTGATCAGCAACCGGCAGTTGGGAGGCTGGCATCGGACAGCTTTCATACGGGAACAAATATGGGATCATTTCCTAGTAATGGGGTTGCAAGATTTGAAATTGCAGAAAAATTTTCCCCGGCTGGGGAAAGAATTGGTGGATACTGGTGCGATGCTGGTGTTAACCATTTGAAGACTAAACAAGAAGATTTGCAAAAGCTTGACTTGTCACTCAAGCTCTAA